One Halioglobus japonicus DNA segment encodes these proteins:
- a CDS encoding MerR family transcriptional regulator, which produces MAERKTYTISELAKEFGVTPRTIRFYEEKGLVTPARQGQKRLYTPADRVRIKLILRGKRIGMTLDESVEVIDMYDPEHNNSEQLHSLIATVKEKRARFEQQIRDINDIMASLDEVQGLCEQALKKTPATPTKHN; this is translated from the coding sequence GTGGCAGAACGGAAAACTTATACCATTTCAGAGCTGGCCAAGGAGTTCGGGGTCACCCCCAGGACGATTCGTTTCTACGAAGAAAAAGGCCTGGTGACGCCTGCCCGTCAGGGGCAGAAGCGCCTCTATACCCCCGCTGACCGGGTGCGTATCAAGCTCATTCTGCGTGGCAAACGCATTGGCATGACCCTCGATGAATCCGTCGAGGTCATCGACATGTATGACCCCGAGCACAACAACAGCGAACAGCTACACTCTCTTATCGCCACGGTGAAGGAAAAGCGCGCCCGCTTCGAACAACAAATCCGCGACATCAACGACATCATGGCCAGCCTGGACGAAGTTCAGGGCCTGTGTGAACAAGCCCTGAAGAAAACCCCAGCCACGCCCACAAAACACAACTAA
- a CDS encoding isovaleryl-CoA dehydrogenase, which translates to MNTSYPTLNFGLGEEIDMLRDAVYQMSQKEIAPRAEAIDKDNDFPMDLWRKFGDMGLLGVTVEEEYGGSNMGYLAHSIIMEEISRASASVGLSYGAMSNLCLNQLSKHGTEAQKQKYLPKLCSGEHIGALAMSEPDAGSDVVSMRLNARKEGDKYILNGAKMWITNGPDAHTYIIYAKTDPEAGSKGITAFIVERDFPGFSRSPKLDKLGMRGSNTCELVFENCEVPAENVLRNEGDGVKILMSGLDYERTVLSGGPVGIMQACIDATLPYLHDRKQFGQSIGEFQLMQGKLADMYADMNACRAYLYAVAAACDRGEETRQDCAAVILYTAEKATQMALQTIQALGGIGYTNDAPAGRLLRDAKLYEIGAGTSEIRRMLIGRELFNATK; encoded by the coding sequence ATGAATACCAGCTACCCCACCCTCAACTTCGGCCTTGGCGAAGAAATCGACATGCTGCGCGATGCGGTCTACCAGATGAGCCAGAAGGAAATCGCCCCCCGGGCAGAGGCCATCGACAAGGACAACGACTTCCCCATGGATCTATGGCGCAAATTTGGCGACATGGGCCTGCTAGGTGTGACCGTTGAAGAGGAGTACGGTGGCAGCAACATGGGTTACCTCGCGCACTCCATCATCATGGAAGAGATCAGCCGCGCCTCCGCTTCGGTCGGCCTGTCCTACGGCGCCATGTCCAACCTGTGCCTCAACCAGCTGAGCAAACACGGCACCGAGGCCCAGAAGCAGAAATACCTGCCCAAGCTGTGCAGCGGTGAGCACATTGGTGCGCTGGCCATGTCAGAACCGGATGCGGGCTCCGATGTGGTCAGCATGCGCCTGAATGCGCGCAAGGAGGGCGACAAGTACATCCTAAACGGCGCCAAGATGTGGATTACCAACGGTCCCGACGCCCACACCTACATTATTTATGCCAAGACAGACCCCGAAGCCGGCTCCAAAGGCATTACTGCTTTCATCGTGGAACGCGATTTTCCCGGTTTCTCCCGCTCGCCGAAGCTCGACAAGCTCGGCATGCGCGGCTCCAACACCTGCGAACTGGTGTTCGAGAACTGCGAAGTGCCGGCCGAAAACGTGCTGCGCAATGAGGGCGACGGCGTGAAGATTCTGATGTCCGGCCTGGACTACGAGCGCACCGTTCTTTCCGGCGGGCCGGTTGGCATTATGCAGGCCTGTATCGACGCCACCCTGCCCTACCTGCACGACCGCAAGCAGTTCGGCCAGAGCATTGGCGAATTCCAGCTCATGCAGGGCAAGCTGGCTGACATGTACGCCGACATGAATGCCTGTCGCGCCTACCTGTACGCCGTGGCCGCCGCCTGTGACCGCGGTGAAGAGACTCGCCAGGACTGCGCAGCGGTCATCCTGTACACCGCCGAGAAAGCCACCCAGATGGCGCTGCAGACCATCCAGGCACTGGGTGGCATCGGCTACACCAACGACGCACCCGCCGGGCGCCTGCTGCGCGATGCCAAGCTGTATGAAATTGGCGCGGGCACCTCGGAGATCCGCCGCATGCTGATCGGCCGCGAACTGTTTAACGCCACCAAATAA
- a CDS encoding carboxyl transferase domain-containing protein — protein MNVLQSRINTRDAAFATNRDAMQAQVDDLRQLVDKVRQGGGAKAQERHVSRGKLLPRERLNALLDPGSPFLELSQLAAHDVYEHDVPAAGIITGIGRVAGQECMIFVNDATVKGGTYYPLTVKKQGRAQTIAAENNLPCIYLVDSGGAFLPLQDEVFPDKDHFGHAFYNQARMSAQGIPQIAAVMGSCTAGGAYLPAMADESIIVKEQGTIFLGGPPLVKAATGEIVSAEELGGADVHCRTSGVTDHYANNDHHALELVRRSVGRLNRVKQIDIDVRDSIEPAFPVEDIYGVIPADAKQPYDVREVIARVVDGSEFDEFKALYGETLVCGFARIHGYPVGIIANNGILFAESSVKGAHFVELCAQRKIPLVFLQNITGFMVGKQYEHGGIARHGAKMVHAVACAEVPKFTVIIGGSFGAGNYAMCGRAYEPRFMFMWPNARISVMGGEQAAGVLATVKQEQLAREGKAMTEAEEAAFKQPTLELYEKQGHPYYASARLWDDGVIDPADTRMVLGLSLSAALNAPVKDSQFGVFRM, from the coding sequence ATGAACGTGCTGCAATCACGCATTAATACCCGCGACGCGGCCTTCGCCACCAATCGCGACGCCATGCAGGCCCAGGTCGACGACCTGCGCCAGCTGGTCGACAAGGTTCGCCAGGGCGGCGGCGCCAAGGCCCAGGAGCGCCACGTCTCCCGCGGCAAATTGCTGCCCCGCGAGCGCCTCAATGCGCTGCTCGACCCCGGCTCACCGTTCCTGGAGCTGTCACAGCTGGCCGCCCACGACGTGTACGAACACGACGTACCCGCTGCGGGCATCATCACCGGCATCGGCCGCGTGGCAGGCCAGGAGTGCATGATCTTCGTTAACGATGCCACGGTAAAAGGCGGCACCTACTACCCGCTTACCGTCAAAAAGCAGGGCCGCGCCCAGACCATTGCCGCGGAGAACAACCTGCCCTGCATTTACCTGGTGGATTCCGGCGGCGCGTTCCTGCCCCTGCAGGACGAAGTATTCCCAGACAAAGATCACTTCGGCCATGCGTTCTACAACCAGGCGCGTATGTCGGCCCAGGGCATCCCTCAGATCGCTGCGGTCATGGGGTCGTGTACCGCTGGCGGCGCCTACCTGCCGGCTATGGCGGATGAATCCATCATCGTGAAGGAACAGGGCACGATTTTCCTGGGTGGCCCGCCGCTGGTTAAAGCTGCCACCGGTGAAATTGTGTCCGCGGAAGAACTGGGCGGTGCCGATGTTCACTGCCGCACCTCCGGTGTGACCGACCACTACGCCAACAACGATCACCACGCCCTGGAGCTGGTGCGCCGCAGCGTTGGCCGCCTGAATCGTGTCAAGCAGATCGACATTGATGTGCGCGACAGTATTGAGCCCGCCTTCCCGGTAGAAGACATCTACGGCGTTATCCCCGCCGATGCCAAGCAGCCCTACGACGTGCGCGAAGTGATTGCGCGGGTGGTCGACGGCTCCGAGTTCGACGAATTCAAAGCCCTCTACGGCGAGACTCTGGTGTGTGGCTTTGCCCGCATTCACGGCTACCCGGTGGGCATTATCGCCAACAACGGCATTCTGTTCGCCGAGTCTTCGGTAAAAGGCGCCCACTTCGTGGAACTGTGTGCCCAGCGCAAAATCCCGCTGGTGTTCCTGCAGAACATCACCGGCTTTATGGTGGGTAAACAGTATGAGCACGGTGGTATCGCCCGCCACGGCGCCAAAATGGTCCATGCCGTGGCCTGCGCCGAGGTGCCCAAGTTCACCGTAATCATCGGCGGCTCCTTCGGCGCCGGCAACTACGCCATGTGCGGCCGCGCCTATGAGCCTCGCTTTATGTTCATGTGGCCCAATGCCCGCATCTCCGTCATGGGCGGCGAGCAGGCCGCCGGCGTACTGGCCACTGTCAAACAGGAACAACTGGCCCGCGAAGGCAAGGCCATGACCGAAGCAGAGGAAGCGGCCTTCAAACAGCCCACCCTCGAGCTTTACGAAAAACAGGGGCACCCCTACTACGCTTCAGCGCGCCTCTGGGACGACGGCGTCATCGACCCCGCGGACACCCGCATGGTCCTCGGCCTGTCCCTCTCCGCCGCCCTGAACGCCCCGGTAAAAGACTCCCAGTTTGGCGTCTTCCGCATGTAA
- a CDS encoding enoyl-CoA hydratase/isomerase family protein — translation MDTVSTTIDERGVATVTLNRPDKHNAFDDVVIAELRAAFDALAANDTVRVVVLASEGKSFSAGADLGWMKRMAAYDYSDNLADARLLADMLKALYDMPQPTIARVQGAAFGGAVGLVSCCDMAVASERASFSLSEAKIGLIPATISPYVIKAIGERAARRYFTTAERFQAAQALHLGLISELASDNELDNVLNSLISALLQNGPLAVREAKKLVHDVAGQPITPAFVEGTCEAIARIRISEEGQEGLGAFLNKRQPRWIAGE, via the coding sequence ATGGACACAGTAAGCACAACAATTGACGAGCGAGGCGTGGCTACTGTCACGCTCAATCGGCCCGACAAGCACAATGCATTCGACGATGTGGTGATTGCCGAACTACGGGCGGCCTTTGATGCACTGGCAGCCAATGACACCGTGCGCGTGGTCGTGCTCGCCTCTGAGGGCAAGAGCTTCAGCGCCGGCGCAGACCTGGGCTGGATGAAGCGCATGGCAGCGTATGACTACAGCGACAACCTGGCGGATGCGCGCCTGCTCGCAGATATGCTCAAGGCACTCTACGACATGCCTCAACCCACTATTGCCCGGGTGCAGGGCGCGGCCTTTGGCGGCGCTGTAGGGCTGGTGAGTTGTTGCGATATGGCAGTGGCCAGCGAACGGGCGAGCTTTTCGCTTTCCGAGGCAAAGATCGGTTTGATCCCCGCCACCATCAGCCCCTACGTGATCAAGGCCATCGGCGAACGCGCCGCCCGGCGTTACTTCACCACCGCCGAACGATTTCAAGCAGCCCAGGCGCTGCACCTAGGCTTGATCAGCGAACTGGCGAGTGACAATGAATTGGATAACGTGCTGAATTCGCTGATATCAGCACTGCTGCAAAATGGCCCGCTGGCCGTGCGTGAAGCCAAGAAGCTGGTCCACGATGTGGCGGGCCAACCCATCACCCCTGCCTTCGTTGAAGGCACCTGCGAGGCCATTGCCCGTATTCGCATTTCCGAGGAAGGCCAGGAAGGTCTGGGTGCCTTCCTGAACAAACGACAACCGCGCTGGATAGCCGGAGAGTAA